In Solanum pennellii chromosome 7, SPENNV200, the following are encoded in one genomic region:
- the LOC107024571 gene encoding G-type lectin S-receptor-like serine/threonine-protein kinase At4g27290, translated as MVLILFFVSAMLRLFICCQFLFMLLTSAALDTINTNKSIRDGNTIVSAGGVYELGFFSPGNSKNRYVGIWYKKISPITVVWVANRDIPLNDTSGVLTLNPNGILVLVDKSNVSIWSSNSSRLLKNPKARLLDSANLVVSDGNDRDQGIDFAWQSFDYPGNTLLPGMKVGIDLVTGMDRYVTSWKSTDDPTPGDYVDRVDSHGYPQLFLLRNSSVVFSSGPWTGAAFSSSPSNKPSLYYTFEFVINQKEIYFKYELKSDSLPTRVVLNPDGVIQHLIWIEHTQSWFLYLTAQLDNCDRFDLCGPYSSCNINNSPPCDCLKGFEPRYPQESAADWSSGCVRRTSLNCTHDGFLKFTGIKMPDSRNSWYNERMNLEDCEKMCLADCNCTAYSDLDIRNGGSGCLLWFGELIDIREFSQNEQNLYVRVAASELDRTRRRKRSVLIGVISAVVATLILSSLAWFYVQRRKRRRIGECILTGSKVENEDMELPLFDLVTVTSSTGNFSSANVIGEGGFGPVYKGILPSGQEIAVKRLSKYSGQGIQELKNEIVLISKLQHRNLVKLLGCCLEGEERMLIYEFMPNASLDYFIFDPSRKASLGWKNRFEIAMGISRGLLYLHQDSRLRIIHRDLKTSNILLDTDMNAKISDFGLAKIFGGDQEEGKTKRVIGTYGYMSPEYAVDGKYSVKSDVFSIGVIILEIVSGRKNRKFRHLEHHHNLLGHAWLLWIEGNALELIDECIKESFSESQVLRCIQVGLLCVQKLPEDRPTMASVVFWLGNEGLVLPQPKQPGFFIERNSMESTESSNDEVYVSSSVSITVLEPR; from the exons ATGgtattgattttgttttttgtgTCAGCTATGTTGAGGCTCTTCATCTGCTGTCAATTTCTCTTCATGTTACTAACTTCTGCAGCATTAGACACAATCAATACAAATAAATCTATTAGAGATGGTAATACAATTGTTTCAGCTGGAGGGGTTTATGAGCTTGGATTTTTCAGCCCTGGAAATTCGAAGAATCGTTACGTTGGCATATGGTACAAGAAGATATCACCTATAACTGTTGTCTGGGTTGCAAACAGAGACATTCCACTTAATGACACATCAGGAGTGTTAACACTTAATCCCAATGGaattcttgtacttgttgataaATCCAATGTCTCAATTTGGTCATCAAACTCATCAAGATTGTTAAAGAATCCAAAAGCAAGGCTCCTGGATTCTGCGAACCTTGTTGTTAGTGATGGAAATGACAGAGATCAGGGAATTGATTTCGCGTGGCAGAGTTTTGATTATCCAGGAAATACTTTATTACCTGGAATGAAGGTAGGAATAGATTTGGTTACGGGCATGGATAGGTATGTAACGTCATGGAAGAGCACAGATGATCCTACTCCTGGTGATTATGTAGATCGTGTTGATTCACATGGATACCCACAATTGTTCTTGTTGAGAAATTCATCTGTAGTGTTTAGCTCAGGGCCATGGACTGGTGCTGCATTTTCTAGTAGTCCTAGTAATAAACCATCTTTGTATTATACGTTCGAGTTTGTTATCAATCAGAAGGAAATTTACTTCAAATATGAGCTTAAGAGTGACTCTTTGCCCACCAGGGTGGTGCTCAACCCGGATGGAGTGATACAACACCTAATATGGATTGAGCATACTCAGAGCTGGTTTCTCTACTTGACAGCACAACTTGATAATTGTGATCGTTTTGATTTATGCGGACCTTATTCAAGTTGCAACATCAATAACTCCCCTCCATGTGACTGTTTGAAAGGTTTTGAGCCTAG GTATCCTCAAGAATCTGCAGCAGACTGGTCTAGTGGTTGCGTAAGGAGAACTTCTTTAAATTGTACCCATGATGGTTTTCTTAAATTTACGGGTATCAAGATGCCTGATTCTAGAAACTCCTGGTATAATGAGAGAATGAACCTTGAAGATTGCGAGAAAATGTGCTTAGCTGATTGCAATTGTACAGCCTACTCAGATCTTGATATTAGAAATGGCGGAAGTGGATGCTTACTATGGTTTGGAGAACTCATAGATATACGAGAATTCAGCCAAAATGAGCAAAATCTATATGTGAGAGTAGCTGCTTCAGAATTAG ACCGGACACGGAGGAGAAAGAGGTCAGTCCTGATTGGTGTCATTTCAGCAGTGGTAGCAACACTTATCCTCAGTTCTTTAGCTTGGTTTTACGTccaaagaaggaaaagaagaagaatag GCGAATGTATATTGACAGGTTCAAAAGTTGAAAATGAGGACATGGAGCTTCCATTGTTTGATTTAGTTACTGTTACAAGTTCCACTGGAAACTTCTCTTCTGCTAATGTGATTGGGGAAGGCGGATTTGGACCGGTTTACAAG GGTATCCTACCAAGTGGACAAGAGATAGCAGTAAAGAGGCTATCGAAGTATTCTGGACAAGGCATTCAAGagttaaaaaatgaaatcgtTCTCATTTCCAAGTTGCAACATAGGAATCTTGTCAAGCTATTGGGTTGCTGCCTTGAAGGAGAAGAAAGGATGCTAATCTATGAGTTCATGCCCAACGCTAGCTTGGACTATTTCATTTTCG ATCCAAGCAGAAAAGCTTCACTTGGATGGAAGAATCGTTTTGAAATTGCTATGGGAATATCTCGTGGTCTTCTTTACCTTCACCAGGATTCAAGATTACGAATTATTCACAGAGATCTCAAGACCAGCAACATTTTATTAGATACTGACATGAATGCCAAAATTTCTGACTTCGGCCTTGCCAAAATTTTTGGTGGTGACCAAGAGGAAGGAAAAACTAAGAGAGTAATAGGGACATA TGGATATATGTCCCCGGAGTATGCTGTTGATGGGAAATACTCAGTAAAATCAGATGTATTCAGCATCGGTGTAATCATTCTTGAAATCGTTAGTGGCAGAAAGAACAGGAAATTTCGTCATTTGGAACATCATCACAATCTCTTGGGACAT GCATGGTTACTTTGGATTGAAGGCAACGCGTTGGAACTGATAGACGAATGTATCAAAGAATCCTTTTCAGAATCTCAAGTGCTGAGATGCATCCAGGTTGGTTTGTTATGCGTCCAAAAACTCCCCGAGGATAGGCCTACTATGGCATCAGTAGTTTTCTGGTTAGGCAATGAAGGTCTGGTTCTTCCTCAACCAAAGCAACCTGGTTTTTTCATAGAGAGGAATTCAATGGAATCAACAGAATCATCAAATGATGAAGTATATGTTAGTAGTAGCGTGTCGATAACAGTTCTAGAGCCAAGATAG
- the LOC107025302 gene encoding calcium-binding protein PBP1, with amino-acid sequence MDDPYGFEDHFPSMMERLGAEGFMRELCNGFCLLMDVSIGLITYESLKRNTMNLGLNDLRDDELIYMLAEGDLDGDGALNQMEFCILMFRLSPGLMDGSKQYMDDVGLIHFQP; translated from the coding sequence ATGGATGATCCTTATGGATTTGAAGATCATTTCCCTTCAATGATGGAGAGATTAGGCGCGGAAGGATTCATGAGGGAGCTTTGCAATGGATTTTGTTTACTTATGGATGTGAGTATAGGGCTAATAACATATGAAAGTTTGAAGAGAAACACTATGAATCTTGGTCTAAATGATTTAAGAGATGATGAGTTGATTTACATGTTGGCTGAAGGAGATTTGGATGGTGATGGAGCACTTAATCAAATGGAATTTTGTATTCTCATGTTTAGATTGAGTCCTGGTTTAATGGATGGATCTAAGCAATACATGGATGATGTGGGGCTTATTCATTTCCAACCCTAA
- the LOC107025303 gene encoding G-type lectin S-receptor-like serine/threonine-protein kinase At4g27290 translates to MKGLFSLCICCQFLFILLTSAALDTITIDKSIRDGDTIVSAGGVYELGFFSPGNSKKNRYVGIWYKKISNGTVVWVANRKIPLNDTSGVLTLNPNGILVLVDKSNVSIWSSNSSRLLKNPKARLLDSGNLVVSDGNDRGLENNFAWQSFDYPGNTLLPGMRLGKDFVTGMNWHLTSWKSTDDPTPGDYVDRVDSHGYPQLFVWKNSSIVFSSGPWNGIAFSGSPNNKPNTYYSFEFVINQQEIYYTYTIKNDSVPTRVVLNPSGVLEHLTWIERSQSWFLYLTAQFDNCDRFGLCGPYSSCNINNSPPCDCLKGFEPRYPQDSATEWSSGCVRRTSLDCTHDGFLKFSGIKMPDSRNSWYNDSMNLEDCEKMCLADCNCTAYSDLDVRNGGSGCLLWFGELIDIREFSQNEQNLFVRVAASELDRKGRRKRAALIGVISAVVATFILSFLAWFYFRRRKRRRGLEVENEEMELPLFDLVTVTSSTGNFSSANVIGEGGFGPVYKGILPNGQDIAVKRLSKHSGQGFQELKNEIVLISKLQHRNLVKLLGCCLEGEERMLIYEFMPNASLDYFIFDSSRKASLAWKNRFEIAMGISRGLLYLHQDSRLRIIHRDLKTSNILLDTDMNAKISDFGLAKIFGGDEVEGKTKRVIGTYGYMSPEYAVDGKYSVKSDVFSIGVIILEIVSGRKNRKFRHLEHHHNLLGHAWLLWSEGNALELIDECIKESFSESQVLRCIQVGLLCVQKLPEDRPTMASVVFWLGNEGLVLPQPKQPGFFIERNSMESTKSSTDEGYLSNKVSITILEPR, encoded by the exons ATGAAAGGCCTATTTTCTTTATGCATTTGCTGCCAATTTCTCTTCATTTTACTAACTTCTGCAGCATTAGATACAATCACTATAGATAAATCCATTAGAGATGGTGACACAATTGTTTCAGCTGGAGGGGTTTATGAGCTTGGATTTTTCAGCCCTGGAAATTCGAAGAAGAATCGTTACGTTGGCATATGGtacaagaaaatatcaaatggAACTGTTGTTTGGGTTGCAAACAGAAAGATTCCACTTAATGACACTTCAGGAGTGTTAACACTTAATCCCAATGGaattcttgtacttgttgataaATCCAATGTCTCAATTTGGTCATCAAACTCATCGAGATTGTTAAAGAATCCAAAAGCACGGTTACTGGATTCAGGGAACCTTGTTGTCAGTGATGGAAATGATAGAGGCCTGGAAAATAATTTCGCGTGGCAGAGTTTTGACTATCCAGGAAATACTTTGTTACCTGGTATGAGGCTAGGAAAAGATTTTGTCACGGGAATGAATTGGCATTTAACGTCATGGAAGAGCACAGATGATCCTACTCCTGGTGATTATGTAGATCGTGTTGATTCACATGGATATCCACAATTGTTTGTGTGGAAAAATTCATCTATAGTATTTAGCTCAGGGCCATGGAATGGTATTGCATTTAGTGGTAGTCCTAATAATAAACCAAATACATATTACAGTTTCGAGTTTGTTATTAATCAGCAGGAAATTTACTACACATATACAATTAAGAATGACTCTGTACCCACCAGGGTGGTGCTCAATCCGTCTGGTGTGCTAGAACACCTAACATGGATAGAGCGCAGTCAGAGCTGGTTTCTCTACTTGACAGCACAATTTGATAATTGTGATCGTTTTGGTTTATGTGGACCTTATTCAAGTTGCAACATCAATAACTCCCCTCCATGTGACTGTTTGAAAGGTTTTGAGCCTAG GTATCCTCAAGATTCTGCAACAGAGTGGTCTAGTGGTTGCGTAAGGAGAACTTCTTTGGATTGTACCCATGATGGTTTTCTTAAATTTTCAGGTATCAAAATGCCTGATTCTAGAAACTCCTGGTATAATGACAGCATGAACCTTGAAGATTGCGAGAAAATGTGCTTGGCTGATTGCAATTGTACAGCCTACTCAGATCTTGATGTTAGAAATGGAGGAAGTGGATGCTTACTATGGTTTGGTGAACTCATAGATATACGCGAGTTCAGCCAAAATGAACAAAACCTGTTTGTGAGAGTTGCAGCTTCAGAATTAG ACAGGAAGGGGAGGAGAAAGAGGGCAGCCCTGATTGGCGTCATTTCAGCAGTGGTAGCAACATTTATCCTCAGCTTTTTAGCTTGGTTTTACTTCcgaagaaggaaaagaagaagag GCTTAGAAGTTGAAAATGAGGAAATGGAGCTTCCATTGTTTGATTTAGTTACTGTTACAAGTTCCACTGGAAATTTCTCTTCTGCTAATGTGATTGGGGAAGGCGGATTTGGACCGGTTTACAAG GGTATCCTACCAAATGGACAAGATATTGCAGTAAAGAGACTATCGAAGCATTCTGGACAAGGCTTTCAAGagttaaaaaatgaaatcgtTCTCATTTCCAAGCTGCAACATAGAAACCTTGTCAAGCTATTGGGTTGCTGCCTTGAAGGAGAAGAAAGGATGCTAATATATGAGTTCATGCCCAACGCTAGCTTGGACTATTTCATTTTTG ATTCAAGTAGAAAAGCATCACTTGCATGGAAGAACCGTTTTGAAATTGCTATGGGAATATCTCGAGGTCTTCTTTACCTTCACCAGGATTCAAGATTACGAATTATTCACAGAGATCTCAAGACCAGCAACATTTTATTAGATACTGACATGAATGCCAAAATTTCTGACTTTGGCCTTGCCAAAATTTTTGGTGGAGATGAAGTGGAAGGAAAAACTAAAAGAGTAATAGGAACATA TGGATATATGTCCCCGGAATATGCCGTTGATGGGAAATATTCAGTAAAATCAGATGTATTCAGCATCGGTGTAATCATTCTTGAAATAGTCAGTGGCAGAAAGAACAGGAAATTTCGTCATTTGGAACATCATCACAATCTTTTAGGACAT GCATGGTTACTTTGGAGTGAAGGCAACGCGTTGGAACTCATAGACGAATGTATCAAAGAATCCTTTTCAGAATCTCAAGTGCTGAGATGCATCCAGGTTGGTTTGTTATGCGTCCAAAAACTCCCCGAGGATAGGCCTACAATGGCATCAGTAGTTTTCTGGTTAGGCAATGAAGGTCTGGTTCTTCCTCAACCAAAGCAACCTGGTTTTTTCATAGAGAGGAATTCGATGGAATCAACTAAATCATCAACTGATGAAGGATATCTAAGTAACAAAGTATCGATAACAATCCTGGAGCCAAGATAG